The Chryseobacterium scophthalmum genome has a window encoding:
- a CDS encoding DUF4407 domain-containing protein, whose protein sequence is MKNTQATIYQTNHKINWFQKFLLICSGGNIHILRKTPSEWNKFAGIGGIVLFTAVFATLSAAYAMFTIFDDIWASIGFGILWGLMIFNLDRYIVSSIKKTGSWWNQILMSIPRLILATFLGIIISKPLELKIFEKEVNKQLNTIIQRNKTDLQKQMNGRILQQSGPFETEKKQITEKIAQYQKSYDSASVELEKEILGKQTNLTSGKVGFGSNAKRKQELKEQRRQDLENYQKQVAARQEYLDKEISKVYTNLETERKSTETFEDKFNGFAARLQALDELGKNSAIIATAAAFIMGLFITLEISPVLIKLISSVGPYDYLLEKTENDFRLYSKEKIEKGNALTDFRIDDFKDQLKN, encoded by the coding sequence ATGAAAAACACACAAGCAACTATATATCAAACGAATCACAAGATAAATTGGTTCCAAAAGTTTCTCTTGATTTGTTCAGGAGGGAACATTCACATTTTGAGAAAAACACCAAGTGAATGGAATAAATTCGCAGGAATTGGAGGAATTGTTCTTTTCACCGCAGTTTTCGCAACACTATCTGCAGCCTATGCAATGTTCACTATTTTCGATGATATTTGGGCATCAATTGGTTTTGGAATTCTTTGGGGTTTAATGATTTTTAATCTGGATCGATACATTGTTTCTTCCATTAAGAAAACAGGATCTTGGTGGAATCAGATCCTGATGTCTATCCCAAGATTGATTTTAGCAACATTTTTAGGAATTATTATTTCTAAACCTTTAGAACTGAAAATCTTTGAGAAGGAAGTTAACAAACAGCTGAATACCATTATTCAACGTAACAAAACAGACCTGCAAAAACAAATGAACGGCAGAATTCTTCAACAAAGCGGTCCTTTTGAAACTGAAAAAAAACAAATCACAGAAAAGATTGCCCAATATCAGAAGTCTTATGATTCTGCTTCTGTTGAACTTGAAAAAGAAATTTTAGGAAAGCAGACCAATTTAACCAGCGGAAAAGTAGGTTTTGGTTCTAATGCAAAAAGAAAGCAGGAATTAAAAGAACAACGCAGACAAGATTTAGAAAACTATCAAAAGCAGGTAGCGGCAAGACAAGAATATCTCGACAAAGAAATCTCTAAAGTCTACACCAATCTTGAAACAGAAAGAAAATCTACAGAAACGTTTGAAGATAAATTCAACGGATTTGCGGCAAGATTACAAGCTTTGGACGAATTAGGAAAAAACTCAGCAATCATTGCTACTGCAGCAGCTTTTATTATGGGATTGTTTATCACTCTTGAAATTTCACCTGTTTTGATTAAACTAATTTCTTCAGTGGGTCCTTATGATTACCTTTTAGAGAAAACGGAAAATGATTTCCGTCTCTATTCCAAAGAAAAAATTGAAAAAGGAAATGCATTGACTGATTTTCGGATCGATGATTTTAAAGATCAATTAAAAAACTGA
- a CDS encoding PadR family transcriptional regulator translates to MKKNSLYKGTLQNIILKLLSKEVKMYGYQITQRAKELTEGELEMTEGALYPLLHKLEADGIIRSEVQEINGRSRKYYLLTDKGKKQQATQEDEMRSYLFNLKTIFDI, encoded by the coding sequence ATGAAAAAAAACAGCCTTTACAAAGGAACGCTTCAGAATATCATTTTAAAATTGCTTTCAAAAGAAGTGAAAATGTATGGCTATCAAATTACCCAGCGTGCAAAAGAATTAACGGAAGGCGAACTGGAAATGACAGAAGGAGCTTTGTATCCGCTTTTGCATAAATTGGAAGCTGATGGAATTATTAGGTCTGAAGTACAGGAGATTAACGGAAGAAGTCGAAAATATTATTTGCTTACCGATAAAGGTAAAAAGCAGCAGGCAACACAGGAAGATGAAATGAGATCTTATTTGTTTAATCTAAAAACTATTTTTGATATATGA
- a CDS encoding 2'-5' RNA ligase family protein, which translates to MKKMYFIAIYPDQKIIDEVRVFKEDLALNFGNSKALKNDAHITLFPPFERKIELEEDIHTAFQKIDTNIAPFEISLNGFGNFPNPKNPVLFIKPEENENLKQLYYNVTEKFSFGKYSFSPHVTVGYRDLTYENFLKAWEIYKGKNYETKFLVDKILLLRHDGKWVSINEKKLSRE; encoded by the coding sequence ATGAAAAAAATGTACTTCATTGCTATTTATCCTGATCAGAAAATTATTGATGAGGTGAGAGTTTTTAAAGAAGATTTAGCTTTAAATTTCGGGAATTCCAAAGCTTTGAAAAATGATGCACACATTACATTATTTCCACCTTTTGAAAGAAAAATAGAACTGGAAGAAGACATTCATACCGCTTTTCAAAAAATTGACACCAACATCGCTCCTTTTGAAATTAGTTTAAATGGTTTCGGAAATTTTCCTAATCCCAAAAATCCTGTTTTGTTTATAAAACCTGAAGAAAATGAAAATTTAAAACAGCTTTATTACAATGTAACAGAAAAATTTAGTTTTGGAAAATATTCATTTAGTCCGCATGTAACCGTCGGTTACAGAGATCTTACTTATGAAAATTTTCTCAAAGCTTGGGAGATCTATAAAGGCAAAAATTACGAAACTAAATTCTTAGTTGATAAAATCTTATTATTAAGACATGATGGAAAATGGGTTTCTATTAATGAAAAGAAATTATCCCGGGAATAA
- a CDS encoding DUF4252 domain-containing protein, protein MKILKNIFLVCCALFLLQSCIVSSKPNIDFFSKSKYDSEDAKFASFNVPLFLAKPYIKKALREEGESEAAIAMVKKVSKIKMMTVANGSEKMLKDYANYLKDNHYEDWATIKHDGDNVNIRVKQKGEMINNMLITVNSKKDMVFLDVKGSFTADDISKMINIASDK, encoded by the coding sequence ATGAAAATCTTAAAAAACATTTTTCTCGTTTGTTGCGCTTTATTCTTACTACAGTCTTGTATTGTTTCGAGCAAACCAAACATCGATTTTTTCTCAAAATCAAAATATGATTCCGAGGATGCGAAATTTGCCAGCTTCAATGTGCCATTGTTTTTAGCTAAACCTTATATCAAAAAAGCGTTAAGAGAAGAAGGAGAAAGTGAAGCCGCGATTGCAATGGTAAAGAAAGTTTCAAAAATAAAAATGATGACTGTTGCCAACGGAAGCGAAAAAATGTTGAAAGATTACGCCAATTATCTTAAAGACAATCATTACGAAGATTGGGCAACCATCAAACACGATGGTGATAATGTAAACATCAGAGTAAAACAAAAAGGTGAGATGATTAATAATATGCTGATTACCGTAAATTCAAAAAAAGATATGGTGTTTTTAGATGTTAAAGGCAGCTTTACGGCAGACGATATTTCTAAAATGATCAATATCGCATCAGATAAATAA
- a CDS encoding zinc-dependent metalloprotease, which produces MKKFSTLLVLMFFINAFSQDFHKECGFDKVMKKLDDRHPGLKRYREEGEQKILGMNQQAFLNKVGATTSKNALYTGQIYEIPVVVHVIESQDPANANLAVTDQEIINWIARANNMYATTYGGNFYPEGTGATGGNVIPFKLVLAKRSPSCMPTTGIIRYNGSTLPDYDQNGVTDTGATDTQIKNQLAPHWPENSYFNIYVVIGFDGQQQLSYGLMGYAAFPSSYDYDYESFMKVATIKNQNDTTLTHELGHAFGLYHTFQGISANSQTTCPVNNNCATDGDRVCDTSPSRSMYGVSVPNNNATDPCTSQNYDGTQYNIMNYTNSNRKFTAGQRDRAILMMMEYRKNLINSLGGKDPATVIPSPVSVINAQCNPSGIANPTNNNFATGPYRVVFGDINSVTNGYDSDEANPIYYADYANATCIRPAYATEIPALTATPLKITFMNGFGQTEKFRVKAWVDYNNNGTFEDAELVTNYLSNNITSGQSSTYTVNVTPAATAVQNTYLRVRIGVDAATRNSVNLPEFTSCSVLQYGQIEDYAVKILGALSTSETVNKSDTKIVYLKGENKLQLFGNKNLKFGNYQIYDMSGKLIQKGNSETNEVRINQPLIKGSYIINYSDGDQQASKKFLNN; this is translated from the coding sequence ATGAAAAAATTCAGTACCCTATTAGTACTTATGTTTTTTATTAATGCATTCTCGCAGGACTTTCACAAAGAATGCGGTTTTGATAAAGTAATGAAAAAATTGGATGACAGACATCCTGGTCTAAAAAGATACAGAGAAGAAGGAGAGCAAAAGATTCTTGGAATGAATCAACAGGCTTTTCTAAATAAAGTAGGTGCTACAACTTCAAAGAATGCTCTTTATACGGGACAGATTTATGAAATCCCCGTAGTTGTTCATGTAATCGAATCTCAGGATCCTGCAAATGCTAACTTGGCAGTTACAGATCAGGAAATTATCAATTGGATAGCAAGAGCAAACAATATGTATGCAACTACTTATGGTGGAAACTTTTATCCTGAAGGAACCGGTGCTACAGGTGGAAATGTAATACCATTTAAACTTGTTTTGGCAAAAAGATCGCCATCATGTATGCCTACTACAGGTATTATACGATATAACGGAAGTACGCTTCCTGATTATGACCAAAATGGAGTAACAGATACCGGAGCTACAGATACACAAATTAAGAATCAGTTAGCTCCGCACTGGCCAGAAAACTCATATTTTAATATTTATGTAGTAATTGGTTTCGACGGTCAGCAACAATTATCGTATGGTCTTATGGGTTACGCTGCGTTCCCTAGTTCGTATGATTACGATTATGAAAGTTTTATGAAAGTTGCAACGATAAAGAATCAAAATGATACTACATTAACCCACGAATTGGGTCATGCTTTTGGGCTTTATCATACTTTTCAAGGGATTTCAGCTAATAGCCAGACAACTTGTCCTGTGAACAACAATTGTGCTACAGATGGTGACAGAGTTTGTGATACATCTCCATCAAGAAGTATGTATGGCGTTTCTGTTCCAAATAATAATGCAACCGATCCTTGTACCAGTCAGAACTATGACGGAACCCAGTATAACATTATGAATTATACCAATTCAAACCGTAAGTTTACTGCAGGGCAACGTGACAGAGCAATTTTGATGATGATGGAATACAGAAAGAATCTTATAAATTCTTTGGGCGGAAAAGATCCTGCGACGGTTATACCATCACCAGTTTCTGTAATTAATGCGCAATGTAACCCTTCAGGTATTGCAAATCCTACAAATAATAATTTTGCTACTGGACCTTACAGAGTAGTTTTTGGAGATATCAACAGTGTTACCAATGGATATGATTCTGATGAGGCGAATCCTATTTATTATGCAGATTATGCTAATGCTACTTGTATAAGACCAGCTTATGCTACAGAAATACCTGCTCTTACTGCAACTCCGTTAAAAATTACTTTTATGAATGGTTTTGGACAGACAGAAAAATTCAGAGTAAAAGCATGGGTTGACTATAATAATAACGGGACATTCGAAGATGCGGAATTAGTTACTAACTATCTTTCTAATAACATAACATCAGGACAGAGTAGTACCTATACAGTAAATGTAACTCCTGCTGCAACTGCAGTACAAAATACCTATTTAAGAGTAAGAATTGGTGTAGATGCAGCGACAAGAAACTCGGTGAATTTACCGGAATTTACATCATGTTCTGTATTACAGTATGGTCAGATAGAAGATTACGCTGTTAAAATATTAGGAGCATTATCTACTTCTGAGACAGTAAATAAATCTGATACCAAAATTGTTTACTTAAAAGGAGAAAACAAACTTCAGCTTTTCGGTAACAAGAATTTAAAATTCGGGAATTATCAAATTTATGATATGAGTGGTAAACTGATACAGAAAGGAAATTCAGAGACCAATGAAGTTCGTATCAATCAACCATTAATTAAAGGTTCATATATCATTAATTATTCTGATGGTGATCAACAAGCTTCTAAGAAATTTTTAAATAACTAA
- the ruvC gene encoding crossover junction endodeoxyribonuclease RuvC has product MVSAEKIILGIDPGTAVMGFGLISVKKGKMEMISIHELILKKYPNHETKLKYIFDKTLALIDEFHPDEVALEAPFFGKNVQSMLKLGRAQGVAMAASLHRNIPITEYSPKKIKMAITGNGNASKEQVAGMLQNLLNLKEFPTKYLDASDGLAVAVCHHFNSGTITDTKSYSGWDSFLKQNPDRLK; this is encoded by the coding sequence ATGGTTTCAGCAGAGAAAATAATTTTAGGAATTGACCCCGGAACAGCCGTGATGGGATTTGGTTTGATATCGGTAAAAAAAGGAAAAATGGAAATGATTTCCATTCATGAATTGATTTTAAAAAAATATCCGAATCATGAAACCAAGCTTAAATATATTTTCGATAAAACCTTAGCATTGATTGACGAGTTTCATCCAGACGAAGTTGCACTCGAAGCTCCTTTCTTTGGCAAAAATGTACAGTCGATGTTGAAATTGGGAAGAGCTCAAGGTGTTGCAATGGCGGCAAGTCTGCACCGAAATATTCCTATTACAGAATATTCTCCAAAAAAAATAAAAATGGCAATCACCGGAAACGGGAATGCCAGTAAAGAACAGGTTGCAGGAATGCTACAAAATCTTTTAAACCTGAAAGAATTTCCTACAAAATATCTGGATGCTTCCGATGGTTTGGCAGTTGCGGTTTGTCATCATTTTAATTCAGGAACGATTACAGACACAAAATCTTATTCAGGATGGGATAGTTTTCTGAAACAAAACCCTGATCGACTGAAATAA
- a CDS encoding DUF4252 domain-containing protein has product MKKILIICTLVLSHFFNVYGQKNKLNQLFDKYQDVEGVTSIKIAKPMFGMLSNLNIADAELDQIKPLLSKIDGLKVLITEGTKGELANVNKEISSYLNNLNYNEIMSVKNAGSKIKFLSAETKSDGTLDDMLLSIDSGGGENILVMLDGKLSMDDVNKIINSSETKTSTTRTSVTNSFASENTSSYLNGENRNVGQFSGIDVSTGVKVIFTQESNTSVKVFADADKLNNVITKVENGVLKVYIDNKGTKNLRFKNLSVNVSSPKMERIKASSGSNFTTVNQISGKEMTLDASSGSAVVGKFQISGTSNLEASSGSNIKASISSDKVLVKSSSGSSVTLEGNAEYIAIDASSGASCKTDQLRANVGVVESTSGSSASVNAKDKLTVKASSAGSVRYKGNPRIDSNISKSSAASLNQIN; this is encoded by the coding sequence ATGAAAAAAATACTTATTATATGCACTCTTGTACTTTCACATTTTTTCAATGTGTACGGACAGAAAAATAAATTGAACCAACTTTTTGATAAATATCAGGATGTTGAAGGTGTAACTTCTATTAAGATTGCAAAACCAATGTTTGGGATGCTCAGTAATTTAAATATTGCAGATGCAGAATTAGACCAAATTAAACCTTTGCTTTCAAAGATTGATGGGCTTAAAGTATTGATTACAGAAGGAACAAAAGGGGAGCTTGCTAATGTGAACAAAGAAATTTCATCGTATTTAAATAATTTGAATTACAATGAAATTATGTCTGTGAAAAATGCAGGAAGTAAAATTAAATTTCTTTCAGCAGAAACAAAAAGTGACGGAACGCTAGATGATATGCTTTTAAGTATCGACAGTGGTGGTGGAGAAAATATTTTGGTAATGCTTGATGGAAAGCTTTCAATGGATGATGTGAATAAAATTATTAATTCCAGTGAAACTAAAACTAGTACGACAAGAACTTCAGTAACTAACAGCTTTGCATCAGAAAATACGTCTTCCTATCTTAATGGTGAAAACAGAAATGTGGGACAGTTTTCAGGAATCGATGTAAGTACAGGAGTAAAAGTGATTTTCACACAAGAAAGTAATACAAGTGTAAAAGTTTTTGCGGATGCCGATAAACTTAATAATGTGATTACAAAAGTTGAAAATGGTGTTTTGAAGGTTTATATTGATAATAAAGGAACAAAAAATTTAAGATTTAAAAATCTAAGTGTAAATGTTTCTTCCCCAAAAATGGAAAGAATTAAGGCTTCCTCAGGCTCTAATTTTACAACAGTAAATCAGATTAGTGGAAAAGAGATGACTTTGGATGCATCTTCGGGATCTGCTGTTGTTGGAAAATTTCAGATTTCTGGAACATCAAATCTTGAGGCAAGCTCTGGTTCGAATATAAAAGCTTCAATCAGTTCAGATAAAGTTTTGGTAAAAAGTTCAAGCGGTTCCAGTGTAACTTTAGAAGGAAATGCTGAATACATAGCAATCGACGCAAGTAGCGGGGCTTCATGCAAAACTGATCAACTTAGAGCTAATGTTGGAGTTGTGGAATCTACGTCCGGAAGTAGTGCTTCTGTAAATGCCAAAGACAAATTGACTGTAAAAGCTTCTTCTGCAGGATCTGTACGATATAAAGGAAATCCAAGAATTGATTCAAATATTAGCAAATCATCTGCAGCAAGTCTAAATCAAATCAACTAA
- the guaB gene encoding IMP dehydrogenase, giving the protein MSIHNKIVETAITFDDVLLVPAYSEVLPNQVSLKSRLTDKITLNVPIVSAAMDTVTEGDLAIALARVGGLGFIHKNMTIEEQAAQVNRVKRSENGMISDPVTLSKDHTLAEAKETMAKYKISGLPVVDAENTLIGIITNRDVKYQENLDMKVEEIMTKENLITSDKDTNLEKAKEILLKSRIEKLPIVDKNNKLVGLITIKDIDNQLEYPNANKDENGRLIVGAGVGVGEDTLDRIEALVKAGVDIIGIDSAHGHSIGVLNKISEIRKAYPDLDIVGGNIVTAEAAKDLIEAGANVLKVGVGPGSICTTRVVAGVGVPQLSAIYNVYEYAQTKNVAVIADGGIKLSGDIVKAIASGAGAVMLGSLLAGTDEAPGEEIIFQGRKFKTYQGMGSLSAMKRGGKERYFQSEAKKFVPEGIEGRVPSKGKLEEVVFQLTGGLRAGMGYCGAKDIEALQKDTKMVMITGSGLKESHPHDVIITQEAPNYSL; this is encoded by the coding sequence ATGTCTATTCATAACAAAATTGTAGAGACAGCCATCACTTTCGATGACGTGCTTCTAGTCCCTGCTTATTCTGAAGTTTTACCTAACCAGGTTTCATTAAAATCAAGACTTACCGATAAAATTACGCTTAATGTTCCGATTGTTTCCGCTGCAATGGATACCGTTACAGAGGGTGATTTAGCGATTGCTTTGGCAAGAGTTGGTGGTTTGGGTTTCATTCACAAAAATATGACGATTGAAGAACAGGCTGCTCAGGTAAACCGAGTGAAGCGTTCTGAAAACGGAATGATCTCTGATCCTGTAACGCTTTCTAAAGATCATACTTTGGCTGAAGCTAAAGAAACGATGGCAAAATATAAGATTTCTGGTCTTCCGGTTGTGGATGCAGAAAATACTTTGATCGGAATTATTACCAACAGAGATGTAAAATATCAGGAAAACCTTGATATGAAAGTGGAAGAGATCATGACGAAAGAAAATCTGATCACTTCTGATAAAGATACCAACCTTGAAAAAGCAAAAGAAATTCTTCTTAAAAGCAGAATTGAAAAGCTTCCTATCGTTGATAAGAATAATAAATTGGTAGGTTTAATTACCATAAAAGATATCGACAATCAATTAGAATATCCAAATGCCAATAAAGACGAAAACGGTCGTTTGATCGTTGGAGCAGGTGTTGGAGTGGGTGAAGATACTTTAGACAGAATTGAAGCTTTGGTAAAGGCCGGAGTAGATATTATCGGTATCGATTCTGCTCACGGACATTCTATCGGGGTTTTAAACAAAATTTCTGAAATAAGAAAAGCTTATCCGGATTTGGATATTGTTGGTGGGAATATTGTAACTGCTGAAGCCGCAAAAGATCTGATTGAAGCTGGAGCAAATGTTTTAAAAGTAGGAGTTGGTCCAGGTTCTATCTGTACAACGAGAGTTGTTGCAGGAGTTGGTGTTCCGCAGTTATCTGCGATTTACAACGTTTACGAATATGCTCAAACTAAAAATGTTGCGGTAATTGCTGATGGAGGAATCAAGCTTTCTGGTGATATCGTAAAAGCAATTGCAAGTGGAGCAGGAGCAGTAATGTTAGGATCTCTTTTAGCGGGAACTGATGAAGCTCCGGGTGAAGAAATTATTTTCCAAGGTAGAAAATTCAAAACTTACCAAGGAATGGGAAGTCTTTCTGCTATGAAAAGAGGTGGAAAAGAAAGATATTTCCAAAGTGAGGCTAAAAAATTCGTTCCGGAAGGAATTGAAGGAAGAGTTCCAAGTAAAGGTAAACTGGAGGAAGTTGTTTTCCAATTAACTGGAGGCCTTAGAGCAGGAATGGGATATTGTGGAGCTAAAGATATTGAGGCTTTGCAGAAAGATACTAAAATGGTAATGATTACAGGAAGCGGTTTGAAAGAATCTCATCCACATGATGTGATTATCACTCAGGAAGCTCCGAATTATTCTTTGTAA
- a CDS encoding RNA polymerase sigma factor, giving the protein MTQETFRNTVFILRDEMFRFAKRFVMSSDEAEDVVQDLMIKFWQKKDELEQLGNFKSYALKSVRNECLNRLKHHDVKLGFADMQIHRSELYSMEVNNLKEQIIGFINQLPEKQKAVIHLKDVEEYEVSEISEMLEMEENAVRVNLMRARQKVKEQISQLMSYEQRQISR; this is encoded by the coding sequence ATGACCCAAGAAACTTTTAGGAATACGGTATTTATTCTCAGAGATGAGATGTTCCGTTTTGCAAAAAGGTTTGTCATGAGCAGCGATGAAGCCGAAGATGTAGTACAAGATTTGATGATTAAATTCTGGCAGAAGAAAGATGAACTGGAGCAGCTCGGAAATTTTAAATCCTATGCTTTGAAATCTGTAAGAAATGAATGTCTCAACCGATTGAAGCATCACGATGTAAAGTTAGGTTTCGCAGATATGCAGATTCATCGTTCAGAACTTTACAGTATGGAAGTCAATAATCTGAAAGAGCAGATCATAGGGTTTATCAACCAGCTTCCGGAGAAACAGAAAGCGGTGATTCACCTGAAAGATGTAGAAGAGTATGAAGTGTCGGAAATTTCTGAAATGCTGGAAATGGAAGAAAACGCAGTAAGAGTAAATCTCATGCGAGCAAGACAAAAAGTAAAAGAACAAATCTCACAACTGATGAGCTATGAGCAAAGACAAATTTCAAGATAA
- a CDS encoding GlmU family protein, producing the protein MQLVFSDAQYWEDFLPLTFTRPVAEMRCGILTFSERWQKILETTEVSWFTEMYLQQKFREPEKKESLFLVTNFLPTETVIQQIKDLKQGEALVYEDELVAAKINMEGFSLNQIEKMTDIKEELVFFKKPTDLFTYNKEAIDFDFELLTKGKVSQELSSTNGFLGNKEDLFIEEDAEIEFSTINTKTGKIYIGKNAEVMEGCNLRGPISLCEGSKFNLGAKIYGATTIGPHSKVGGEVSNIIIFGYSNKGHDGFVGNSVIGEWCNLGADTNSSNLKNNYGNVKLWNYRTKDFQDTGLQFAGLIMGDHSKTAINTQLNTGTVIGVASNIFKEGFPPNLIENFSWGGFKDDERFKLDKAYEVAEKVMARRKLPLTDDDKAILKHIFNEY; encoded by the coding sequence ATGCAACTCGTATTCTCAGATGCACAATATTGGGAAGATTTTCTTCCGCTTACTTTTACAAGACCTGTCGCAGAAATGCGATGCGGAATCCTTACTTTTTCCGAAAGATGGCAGAAGATTTTAGAGACTACCGAAGTTTCTTGGTTTACAGAAATGTATCTTCAGCAAAAATTCAGAGAGCCTGAAAAAAAAGAAAGTCTGTTTTTGGTAACCAATTTTTTACCAACAGAAACGGTAATTCAGCAAATAAAAGATTTGAAGCAAGGTGAAGCTTTGGTTTATGAAGATGAATTGGTTGCTGCAAAAATAAATATGGAAGGTTTTTCTCTGAACCAGATTGAGAAAATGACCGACATTAAAGAAGAGCTTGTTTTCTTTAAAAAACCGACCGATCTATTTACATATAATAAAGAAGCCATCGATTTTGATTTTGAATTGCTGACAAAAGGAAAAGTTTCTCAGGAATTATCTTCTACCAACGGGTTTTTAGGAAATAAAGAAGATTTATTTATTGAAGAAGACGCAGAAATAGAATTTTCAACCATCAATACCAAAACTGGAAAAATTTATATTGGAAAAAATGCTGAGGTGATGGAAGGTTGTAATCTTCGTGGTCCGATTTCCCTTTGTGAAGGTTCTAAATTTAATTTAGGAGCAAAAATTTACGGTGCAACCACGATTGGTCCACATTCTAAAGTGGGTGGTGAAGTGAGTAACATCATTATTTTTGGTTATTCAAATAAAGGTCACGACGGATTTGTTGGAAATTCTGTGATTGGGGAATGGTGTAATCTCGGAGCGGACACCAATTCATCCAACTTAAAAAATAACTACGGAAATGTAAAACTATGGAATTACAGAACCAAAGACTTCCAGGATACAGGTTTGCAATTTGCTGGTTTAATTATGGGAGATCATTCTAAAACGGCAATCAATACCCAATTGAATACAGGAACTGTAATTGGAGTCGCATCTAATATTTTTAAAGAAGGTTTTCCTCCGAATCTAATTGAAAATTTTTCGTGGGGTGGTTTTAAAGATGATGAACGATTTAAATTAGATAAAGCATACGAAGTTGCCGAAAAAGTAATGGCAAGAAGAAAATTGCCTTTAACAGACGATGATAAAGCAATTTTGAAACATATTTTTAATGAATATTAA
- a CDS encoding serine hydrolase domain-containing protein, translating into MLKKTLLLSILSLLLFSCQKTESVQQPVNRKAIADSAVVIFQKKLYKTQIDSVFNRYSFNGSVAVFKDTIQLYRRNNGFANFENKTEINDSTVFSIASISKQFTSVLILLQMEQGKLDLNDKASKYIKDFQKKEYENITIQQLLNHSSGLNNFGEKLLFKSGSGFNYSNDGFNALGKIVETVSGKSFDENIQELLKKAGMKSSSTGTTFKGGNFAQTYVGNSKTQKKVENMPKRLSNKEIGIPAGGVLSTINDLHIWNNALYAGKIIQPETLKKFTSKSTERHHQIFGTMGYGLGIMMNDNKPISYFHSGYVKGAPSLNIYYPETKTSVIILSNIADEEKGKPASFRPHLKIKEIADILENIN; encoded by the coding sequence ATGCTGAAAAAAACCTTGCTGCTTTCTATACTTTCTCTTTTACTCTTTTCATGTCAGAAAACAGAATCGGTACAACAACCAGTTAATAGAAAAGCAATTGCAGATTCTGCCGTTGTAATATTTCAAAAAAAATTATATAAAACACAAATTGATTCTGTTTTTAATCGATACAGCTTTAATGGTAGTGTTGCTGTTTTTAAAGATACAATTCAATTATACAGACGAAATAATGGCTTTGCAAATTTTGAAAATAAAACAGAAATCAACGATTCTACGGTTTTTTCTATTGCATCGATCAGCAAACAATTTACTTCTGTTCTTATCCTCCTTCAAATGGAGCAAGGAAAACTCGACCTCAACGATAAAGCTTCAAAATACATTAAAGATTTTCAGAAAAAAGAATATGAAAACATTACCATTCAACAGCTTTTGAATCATAGTTCTGGTTTAAATAATTTCGGAGAAAAACTATTGTTTAAAAGCGGTTCAGGATTTAATTATTCAAATGATGGTTTCAATGCTTTAGGCAAAATCGTAGAAACAGTTTCCGGGAAATCTTTTGATGAAAATATACAGGAGTTATTGAAAAAAGCAGGAATGAAAAGCTCATCAACAGGAACTACTTTTAAAGGAGGAAATTTCGCACAAACCTATGTTGGGAATTCAAAAACTCAAAAAAAGGTAGAAAATATGCCGAAAAGACTGAGCAATAAAGAAATCGGAATTCCTGCAGGCGGAGTTTTATCAACCATCAACGATTTACATATTTGGAACAACGCTTTATATGCGGGAAAGATTATTCAACCTGAAACGTTGAAAAAATTTACTTCTAAAAGTACAGAAAGACATCATCAAATTTTCGGAACGATGGGTTACGGATTGGGAATTATGATGAATGACAACAAGCCTATTTCTTATTTTCACAGTGGTTATGTGAAAGGTGCGCCTTCGCTCAATATTTATTATCCTGAAACAAAAACTTCAGTCATTATTCTTTCTAATATTGCAGACGAAGAAAAAGGTAAGCCTGCGTCTTTCAGACCTCATCTAAAGATCAAAGAAATTGCAGATATTTTGGAAAATATCAATTAG